From Gouania willdenowi chromosome 18, fGouWil2.1, whole genome shotgun sequence, one genomic window encodes:
- the gmpr2 gene encoding GMP reductase 2 — protein sequence MPRIENDIKLDFKDVLLRPKRSTLKSRSEVDLMRSFTFRNSKGSYRGIPIIAANMDTVGTFEMAVALHNFSVFTTVHKHYTADEWAEFAAKHPECVESVAVSTGTGDSDFDKLSSILAAVPQVKYICVDVANGYSEHFVHFVRDVREKFPTHTIMAGNVVTGEMVEELILAGADIIKVGIGPGSVCTTRKKTGVGYPQLSAVIECADAAHGLGGHIISDGGCTCPGDVSKAFGAGADFVMLGGMLAGHSESGGETIEKNGKKFKMFYGMSSDMAMKKHAGGVAEYRASEGKTVEVPFRGPVDETVRDILGGVRSTCTYVGAGKLKELSRRTTFIRVTQQLNTVFGSGS from the exons ATGCCTCGCATCGAGAATGACATCAAGCTGGACTTTAAGGATGTTCTGCTGAGACCTAAGAGGAGCACCCTGAAGTCCAGGAGTGAA GTGGATCTGATGAGGAGTTTCACCTTCAGGAACTCTAAAGGCAGCTACAGAGGAATTCCCATCATTGCTGCCAACATGGACACAGTGGGAACCTTTGAGATGGCTGTGGCTCTGCATAAC TTCTCTGTCTTCACTACAGTCCACAAACATTACACTGCAGACGAGTGGGCGGAGTTTGCAGCGAAGCATCCTGAATGTGTGGAG AGCGTGGCCGTCAGCACCGGCACCGGAGACAGTGACTTTGATAAACTCTCCTCCATCTTAGCCGCCGTCCCACAGGTCAAATACATCTGTGTGGACGTGGCTAACGGCTACTCCGAGCACTTTGTGCACTTTGTCCGAGACGTGAGGGAGAAGTTCCCCACACACACTATAATG GCAGGAAACGTGGTGACGGGGGAGATGGTGGAGGAACTGATCCTGGCTGGTGCTGACATCATCAAAGTAGGCATCGGACCag gcTCTGTGTGCACCACCCGTAAGAAGACAGGCGTGGGTTACCCTCAGCTCAGCGCTGTGATAGAGTGTGCAGACGCTGCTCATGGTCTGGGAGGTCACATCATCTCT GACGGAGGCTGCACGTGTCCTGGAGACGTTTCCAAGGCCTTTG GGGCGGGTGCAGACTTTGTGATGCTGGGGGGGATGTTGGCCGGACACTCAGAGAGCGGAGGGGAAACTATCGAGAAAAACGGCAAGAAATTCAAGATGTTTTACGGCATGAGCTCCGACATGGCTATGAAGAAACACGCTGGGGGTGTGGCCGAGTACAG AGCGTCGGAGGGGAAGACGGTGGAGGTGCCCTTCAGAGGTCCGGTGGATGAAACCGTCCGGGACATCCTGGGGGGGGTTCGCTCCACCTGCACCTACGTGGGTGCCGGAAAACTAAAGGAGCTGAGTCGCCGTACCACCTTCATCAGGGTGACTCAGCAGCTCAACACCGTGTTTGGTAGCGGCAGCTGA
- the slc7a8a gene encoding solute carrier family 7 member 8a, whose amino-acid sequence MADGPRQRSSTAGSAKDAAGGDKESGSGGGVALKKEIGLVSACGIIVGNIIGSGIFVSPKGVMENASSVGVALIVWIITGIITAIGALCYAELGVTIPKSGGDYSYVKDIFGGLAGFLRLWIAVLVIYPTNQAVIALTFSNYVLQPLFPTCFPPENGLRLLAAVCLLLLTWVNCSSVRWATRVQDVFTAGKLLALALIIIMGVVQVCKGEYYWLEPANAFEPFQDYDVGLIALAFLQGSFAYGGWNFLNYVTEELVDPYVNLPRAIFISIPLVTFVYVFANIAYVTAMSPQELLASNAVAVTFGEKLLGVMAWIMPISVALSTFGGVNGSLFTSSRLFFAGAREGHLPSLLAMIHVKRCTPIPALLFTCLSTLLMLCTSDMYTLINYVGFINYLFYGVTVAGQIVLRIKQPNMHRPIKISLIWPVIYLIFWAFLLIFSLYSEPIVCGIGLAIMLTGVPVYFLGVYWENKPKCFDAFVDKLTYVGQKLCVVVYPAETKSENDEEGEEGEEMKLARASEDDGDNNHKAADC is encoded by the exons ATGGCAGACGGTCCCAGACAACGGAGCAGCACAGCGGGCTCAGCTAAGGATGCTGCCGGAGGGGACAAGGAGTCCGGGTCCGGAGGAGGGGTCGCGCTCAAGAAGGAGATCGGACTGGTTAGTGCCTGTGGTATTATTGTAG GTAACATCATTGGGTCGGGTATCTTCGTCAGTCCTAAGGGCGTGATGGAGAACGCCAGCTCTGTGGGCGTGGCTCTGATTGTCTGGATCATCACTGGCATCATCACCGCTATCGGAGCGCTGTGCTACGCCGAGCTGGGTGTAACCATCCCCAAGTCAGGAGGAGACTACTCCTACGTAAAGGACATCTTTGGAGGCTTGGCCGG CTTCCTGCGACTGTGGATCGCCGTGCTGGTCATCTACCCCACCAACCAGGCTGTGATCGCGCTCACGTTCTCCAATTATGTTCTACAGCCTTTGTTCCCGACCTGCTTTCCTCCAGAGAACGGTCTGCGTCTGCTGGCTGCCGTCTGTCTCT tgCTGCTGACGTGGGTGAATTGCTCGAGTGTGCGATGGGCCACCAGAGTGCAGGACGTCTTCACCGCTGGGAAGCTGCTGGCCTTGgccctcatcatcatcatgggcGTAGTGCAGGTCTGCAAGG GCGAGTACTACTGGCTGGAACCCGCCAACGCATTCGAGCCTTTCCAAGACTACGATGTGGGTTTGATAGCTTTAGCTTTTCTACAAGGATCCTTCGCCTACGGAGGCTGGAACTTCCTCAACTACGTGACAGAGGAGCTGGTGGACCCCTACGT GAACCTTCCTCGTGCCATCTTCATCTCCATCCCTCTCGTCACCTTCGTTTACGTCTTCGCCAACATCGCCTACGTCACGGCCATGAGTCCTCAGGAGCTGCTGGCCTCCAACGCCGTGGCAGTG ACGTTTGGTGAGAAGCTGCTGGGAGTCATGGCGTGGATCATGCCCATCTCTGTGGCTCTCTCTACCTTCGGAGGAGTAAACGGCTCCCTCTTCACCTCCTCACG TTTGTTCTTTGCTGGAGCCAGAGAGGGACACCTCCCCAGCCTGTTGGCCATGATCCACGTGAAGCGCTGCACCCCCATCCCCGCTCTGCTCTTCAct TGTCTGTCCACGCTGCTCATGCTGTGCACCAGTGACATGTACACGCTCATCAACTACGTGGGTTTCATCAACTACCTCTTCTACGGCGTCACCGTGGCCGGACAGATCGTCCTACGCATCAAACAGCCCAACATGCATCGACCAATCAAG ATTAGCCTAATCTGGCCAGTGATTTATCTGATCTTCTGGGCCTTCCTGCTCATCTTCTCGCTCTACTCTGAGCCCATCGTGTGCGGCATCGGCCTGGCCATCATGCTGACCGGCGTCCCAGTCTACTTCCTGGGAGTCTACTGGGAAAACAAGCCTAAGTGCTTCGACGCTTTCGTCG ATAAACTAACCTACGTGGGTCAGAAGTTGTGCGTGGTCGTCTATCCTGCTGAGACCAAAAGCGAGAACgatgaagaaggagaagaaggcgAGGAGATGAAGTTGGCCAGAGCATCAGAGGACGATGGAGATAACAACCACAAGGCTGCAGACTGCTGA
- the nedd8 gene encoding NEDD8: MLIKVKTLTGKEIEIDIEPTDKVERIKERVEEKEGIPPQQQRLIYSGKQMNDEKTAADYKIQGGSVLHLVLALRGGCLLVSQSLSWSR, from the exons ATGCTGATTAAAGTGAAG ACGCTCACTGGCAAGGAGATAGAAATCGACATCGAGCCCACAGATAAG GTGGAGCGGATTAAAGAGAGggtggaggagaaggagggaatCCCCCCCCAACAGCAGAGGCTGATTTACAGCGGGAAACAGAT gAACGATGAGAAAACTGCTGCCGACTATAAAATCCAGGGTGGTTCAGTCCTCCACCTGGTGCTGGCCCTCAGAGGAGGATGTTTGCTCGTCTCTCAGAGTCTGAGCTGGAGCCGCTAA